In a single window of the Flavivirga spongiicola genome:
- a CDS encoding thioredoxin family protein, which produces MKKTIYILLVSIFTAALVSAQELTWHTDMSKASEFAVKEKKPLLMFFTGSDWCGWCIRLQKEVFQTNEFKKWALENVVLVELDFPKRTPQDDSIRTQNRQLQSMFKVRGYPTIWFVNPEINSEKQINLRSLGSTGYVAGGPTKWIGKAASML; this is translated from the coding sequence ATGAAGAAAACAATTTATATACTTTTAGTAAGCATTTTTACAGCGGCATTAGTTAGTGCTCAAGAATTAACTTGGCATACAGATATGAGTAAAGCATCAGAATTTGCCGTTAAAGAAAAAAAACCACTGTTAATGTTTTTTACAGGGTCAGATTGGTGTGGCTGGTGTATACGTTTACAAAAAGAAGTCTTTCAAACTAACGAGTTTAAAAAATGGGCGCTTGAAAATGTCGTACTTGTTGAATTAGATTTTCCAAAAAGGACACCTCAAGATGATAGTATTAGAACTCAAAATAGGCAATTGCAAAGTATGTTTAAGGTAAGAGGGTACCCTACCATATGGTTTGTTAATCCAGAAATTAATTCTGAAAAACAAATAAATTTAAGAAGCCTTGGAAGTACAGGGTATGTGGCTGGAGGTCCAACTAAATGGATAGGCAAAGCGGCATCAATGTTGTAG
- a CDS encoding ComEC/Rec2 family competence protein: MQLLNFTIIKLTTYFIIGIAISTLFSIPLNVSLYLTASLFVILLVFYLIAKRQFIKTSWFGLSSFLMMISIGILTTNLHNEKNYSNHYTNQVSIKNDSLKTMTFRIRDVLKSGNFYDKYVIDLLEIDGSKVKGKSLLNIEKGSTQIALKIDDIFISKTVFKDLNQPLNPHQFNYKTYLEKKYIYQQLFISNRSLLKVSSKTHSLLGLASNIREYINLKLKSHLFKPDELAIINALLLGQRQDISKTIYSNYTNAGAIHILAVSGLHVGIILIILSFVLKPIESFKHGKLIKTFLLVVILWCFALIAGLSASVTRAVTMFSIVAIAINLKRPTNIYNTLAISIFTILLFKPMFLFDVGFQLSYLAVFAIVIVDPVIYKRWKPKSKIIDFYWHTFTVTLSAQLGIIPISLYYFHQFPSLFFISNLVIIPFLGFILGLGILIILLAVLNLLPQFIATIYGHIIGLMNDFIAWISRQELFLIKDIPFDLLYALASYLSIIYLIKLLKKWHYYNLKYLLITIVIFQSIVIYTNYNIQTNAFIIFHKNKHSLIGNITHNKMIVAHDFDTLPKTKNNIVRDYAVGNHINIIEKDSLQSVYLLNNKRFLVIDSLGVYNIKSFEPDYLLLRQSPKINLNRLIDSIKPKYVIADGSNYKSYMEKWEIICKKRELPFHQTSKKGAFIIEY; this comes from the coding sequence ATGCAATTATTGAATTTTACTATCATTAAATTAACGACTTACTTCATTATAGGTATTGCTATTAGTACTTTGTTTAGCATTCCTTTGAATGTCTCTTTATACTTAACAGCTTCCCTTTTTGTCATCTTATTAGTGTTTTACCTCATCGCAAAAAGGCAATTCATTAAAACCAGTTGGTTTGGTTTGTCCTCTTTTTTAATGATGATTAGCATTGGTATATTAACCACAAATCTTCATAACGAAAAAAACTATTCTAATCATTATACAAATCAGGTTTCAATAAAAAATGACTCTTTAAAAACGATGACGTTTAGAATTAGAGACGTTTTAAAATCTGGAAATTTCTATGACAAATACGTTATAGACCTTTTAGAAATTGATGGAAGCAAGGTAAAAGGAAAATCTCTTTTAAATATTGAAAAAGGTTCAACACAAATTGCTTTAAAAATTGATGATATTTTTATAAGTAAAACAGTCTTCAAAGATTTAAATCAACCATTAAATCCTCATCAATTTAATTACAAAACCTATCTAGAGAAAAAATATATTTACCAGCAATTATTTATTTCTAATCGATCACTTTTAAAAGTAAGTTCGAAAACACATTCTCTCTTAGGATTAGCTAGTAACATTCGTGAATATATCAACTTAAAATTAAAATCTCACCTTTTCAAACCAGACGAACTTGCCATAATTAATGCTCTATTATTAGGCCAACGACAAGACATTAGTAAAACTATTTACTCTAATTATACAAATGCAGGTGCTATACACATTCTGGCCGTATCTGGCTTACATGTGGGTATAATATTAATTATTTTAAGCTTCGTACTCAAACCTATTGAAAGCTTTAAACATGGAAAACTTATAAAAACGTTTCTGCTGGTAGTTATTTTATGGTGCTTTGCTCTTATTGCTGGGTTATCGGCATCAGTTACCAGAGCTGTCACTATGTTTAGTATAGTTGCGATTGCTATAAACCTAAAAAGACCAACTAATATATATAACACTTTAGCCATATCGATATTCACCATATTGCTTTTTAAGCCCATGTTTTTATTTGATGTCGGTTTTCAATTAAGTTATTTAGCTGTTTTTGCCATTGTTATTGTGGATCCTGTTATATATAAACGATGGAAACCAAAATCTAAAATCATCGATTTTTATTGGCATACATTCACTGTTACACTTTCTGCTCAATTAGGAATCATTCCGATAAGTCTTTATTATTTTCATCAATTTCCAAGTTTGTTTTTTATATCTAATTTGGTAATCATTCCTTTTTTGGGATTTATTTTAGGTCTTGGAATACTCATCATTCTTTTAGCTGTTTTAAATTTACTGCCACAGTTTATAGCTACTATTTATGGGCATATTATTGGCTTAATGAATGATTTTATTGCTTGGATTTCAAGACAAGAATTATTTTTAATAAAAGATATTCCCTTTGATCTTTTGTATGCTTTGGCTTCTTATCTCTCCATTATTTATCTCATAAAACTTCTTAAAAAGTGGCATTATTATAATCTCAAATACTTATTAATTACTATTGTGATTTTTCAAAGTATCGTTATTTACACCAATTATAATATCCAAACAAATGCCTTTATCATTTTTCACAAAAACAAGCATAGTCTTATTGGAAATATAACGCATAACAAAATGATAGTAGCCCATGATTTTGATACCTTACCGAAAACAAAAAACAATATCGTAAGAGATTATGCGGTTGGTAATCATATTAATATTATTGAAAAAGACTCGTTACAGTCGGTTTATCTTCTTAACAATAAAAGGTTTTTGGTTATTGATAGTCTGGGGGTTTACAATATTAAATCCTTTGAACCAGATTATCTATTACTAAGGCAATCACCAAAAATAAATTTGAATAGATTGATTGATTCTATAAAACCAAAATACGTTATTGCCGATGGAAGCAATTACAAATCTTATATGGAAAAATGGGAAATTATTTGTAAAAAAAGAGAACTCCCTTTTCACCAAACCAGTAAAAAGGGAGCTTTTATTATTGAGTATTGA
- a CDS encoding thioredoxin family protein yields MKKIWLLLAVFVTVFTNAQEINWVTFEEALALQKKAPKKIMMDVYTNWCGPCKILDKNTFHNKDVVDYVNENYYAVKFNAEGNEQVNYKEKIFSNPNYNPANANRRNSAHELSRYFQIQAYPTIVFLDEKGDVIAPIKGYQTPPQLELYLKMFREDKHKEIDTQEKFNVYYKAFKPEFKG; encoded by the coding sequence ATGAAAAAGATATGGTTATTATTAGCTGTTTTTGTAACAGTTTTTACAAATGCGCAGGAGATTAATTGGGTGACTTTTGAAGAAGCTTTAGCACTTCAAAAGAAAGCACCTAAAAAAATTATGATGGATGTTTATACCAATTGGTGTGGACCATGTAAGATCTTAGACAAAAACACATTTCATAATAAAGATGTTGTAGATTATGTTAATGAAAACTATTATGCTGTAAAATTTAATGCAGAGGGTAATGAGCAGGTTAATTATAAAGAAAAAATATTTTCGAACCCTAATTATAATCCAGCGAATGCTAATAGACGAAATTCTGCGCATGAGTTGTCCCGTTATTTTCAAATACAGGCATATCCAACTATTGTGTTTTTAGATGAAAAAGGAGATGTGATAGCCCCAATTAAAGGGTATCAAACGCCTCCGCAATTAGAATTATATTTAAAAATGTTTAGAGAAGACAAACATAAAGAAATAGATACTCAAGAAAAGTTTAATGTTTACTATAAAGCATTTAAGCCAGAGTTTAAAGGTTGA